The DNA window TCACTTCCTACTCAGGCACAGACATGAAACCTCTAGGAGGCCCATACCCATTCCCAGGGAGTGACCCCATTCTGGCTACTTAGCAGGCTTTATGGCAAAGTCAGcccttttgggggtgggaagcTTGAACTTGTAATTTCACCGATAGAAGGAATTCCCAATAAAGAAGCaacctctaccaaagcagatgaGCAATTGTTCTTCACTttaagagttgcctgggggcactgagaagttaagggacttgcctaggtaGCATCATCCAGCCAGTGTCAGGGGTGGGACTTGCACTAACGCTATACCCTTTGCCAAGTTATTTTTCAACTTCAGCCCAGAACTCTCAATTATTAAATGGAATTCAGCTATTTTCTTAACAGGGCCTTTTGCCAGGATATCCAACCCTGCTCCCATCCACCCCAACATGACATGAGAAATCAGTGGCCTTAGCACACGGGAGGATCCTTTCATACTTTGCCCTAAGCTCTGTGGTTGTCACTTCCAATACAATCGTAGCCTTGCTTTGCCACTGCCTGCCTTCTAGATCACCTTCTGGGTTTCTGGACATTTCCCtcaagaagggaagaagatgaCATTAAGGGGCAGACACTGGCAAAGTGTAAAGGAATACCTTTGCAGCCCACAAGCCAGAATAtccttgaatccaggtccaccAGGCTGTGGCTGTAACATGGAAGTACGAGGAAGGTATGGGGAAGGGGGTAATATCTACACACTCTGGAGGGCTATTTCCAGTCTCTTACTCTGAGAGATGTTATTTATGGGTCAATGTCCCCCCTGTATCATGAATGCTCACCTCCTCCAGGGAGATTCGCACAGTCTCCAGCTTTTGTATCCTCTCCTGTAAGCATCGTTCACTCTCCTCCATGTGACGACTCATGTTTTCTACCTGCTCAGTAACAAAGACAAATGCTTGAGGCCTAGAGAAGCCCTGCTCCCTAATTCTTTTCCAACAGCCTCTGGAGACAGTTGCTTTTCTGAGCCCCatttcctccccccccttttttttttcggggcaatgggggttaagtgacttgcctagggtcacacagctagttagtgtcatatgtctgaagtcagatttgaactcaggtcctcctgaattcagggccagtgctttatccactgtaccacctagctgccccaatttccttccttctgagaAGAGATGGATTCAAGGCCAGAAGGCCTCCAGGTCTGATGTTGAAGAAAAACTTAGGTGGGAAAGGATTGTTCACCTACTTGAAAGTAAATTCATTTTTAGGGAGAAGCTAACTTCCTAATATTAAGATGTTCTGTCCTACTGTCCTTCCTGATACCTTTTAGGTAGGTTTTAAGTCAGACAAGTAGCCTGGGAAAGTGGATACTTAGAGACTGGGAATTAagaggcctcagttcaaatccctaTTCTAACGACTTAACcagttgaccttgggcaagtcacctaacctccctgATCTTCAGTTTAGGATTTACAGATTaggatctgtaaaatgggggataacaGTATTTGAATTACCTACTTTCCAAGGCTATCATGAGAATTAAGTAAGaatatataagtattttataaatcacGAAGCataattcagttaatttttaccaaagtttaaaaaaaaaaatcagtgtagaGAGGGACTGCTCAGTATAGAGTGAGGAagttcctctaccaatgcaaatctgCACCTTCAAAATTGAAAGgctctaagtgacttgccctgagtaacactgccagtgtgtgtcagaagcTGAATGCAGGTCTTCATGACCACGTCtgactctctcttcctctttataAAAAAGATGGACGGGGATgcccttcagttggggaatggctgaacaagttgtggtatatgaatgtaatggaatactattgtgctataagaaatgatgagcaggtggatttcagaaaaatctggaaagacttacaagaattaatgctgagtgaagtaagcagaaccaggagaacactgtacacagtaacaggaacactgtgcaatgatcaactatgatagacctagttcttctcagcaatacaatgatccaagacaattccaaaagactcatggtggagaatgctctccacatccagaaaaagaactctggagtctgaatgcagatggaagcagactatttttacttttttcttctttcttgaggttttctccttttgttttgattcttctttcacaacatgactaatgtggaaatacatttaacatgattgtactgtgtaacttgcttgctgtcttgggggggaacggaagggagaaacatttggaactcaaaatcttataaaaatgaatgttgggaacaatttttacatgtaactggaaaaaaataaaatactattaagatcgGGGAACAAAAAGATGGGCATTCTATGATTACCCAGGCATCTGGAGACCTGGCTTTGGTTCTAGCTCTGCCACCACTTCTCTGGGTGACTTCAGGCAGGCTGGGTTGTGTTTCCCTGACCctacttcctcctctgtaaaatgaagactttgGGCTAGACAGTCTGGAAGGTTTCTTCTCACTTTTCTGCTACACTAGGATACTATGAATGCCCCAGTTGGGTGTGGAACTACAGCTTCCCAGAAGCCACCCTCCACTTCCCCTACCTGACCCAATCTCACTAGATGGATATGTTGCAGGTCAGTTAAGTGGTGCCTCGGTGGATCTGAGAACAGGAATAAACACTATGCAAGCTGGAGAGACTAAGGAGGCTCTGAAGAGAGGCCATGGatccttttttacctcttttagtCGCAGGTTTTCTGAATCTTCTAAGCTTTGTTTGAatctcctcttctccatttctAGGCGCTCTGGAAGATCAAAGTAGGGAGATGTGGGTCACACCCTTCCACAGGAGTGGCCTTCTGACCCTGCTCTATCTTAGGGTTCCCCTCCCCaaaccaccccctccccactcccccctaGCACTCACCTTCAGCCTGGGTTAATCGTAATTTCAACTCTGCTGTCATGTTGGTCAGTTCCTGCTTTGTCATGAAGAGCCGCTCCTGCTGTGTCTTGCTCTTTCGTTCTAGTTCATCCACCTGAAAGGtcgagcagaggtgtcaaacatgtggctCCCCAGGGCAGCCCAAACCGAActaacatgtaattgagaaatattttaacagaaatataagaaaacaaagataatgttaatatgtggttttccaagtcactATGTGGCCTATAGGAATCCTTATGCATGGTTTTGTGGCCCCTGTTTCTGTGGGAATTTGATCTCAGTGATGTTGGGCTCACTCAGCTCTATCTCCTGGACATCTCTGCCAGGGCAGCACTGCTGCTCCTTAGCTGGGACATCCAAACGTGTCCCACTTCAGCCTGTTAGCCCTGGCCTGGCCTCTATCTTACCTGGTTACGGAGAAGCATATTTCTGTCATTGGATGCAGCCAATTCTTTCAGTAGTTTTGATTCCCGATCTGCAGCTTCCTAGGAGTGCATAGTTGAGAGACAATGGGTCaggctctctttctttctgtcgcACTTGAGGCCTAGGCAGTACCCCTCCCTGTTCATCTCCCTGTTGCCCGGTCTTCTCCCTGATCACTGAATCAACTGAAATCCCTCGTCCACTGTACCTGTTGCTCTAGCTTCAGTTCCTTGGACTGTCGCTGAGACAGGTTTATTTGCTCCTGCTGTGCAGTGGTCAACAGCTCACTCAAGTCTTGGACCTTCTGCTCAGACAGGGCCAAGGCAGCCTCAGTCATCTGCAGCCTATATGATGGGAGAGGAGGTTTATTCAATTAGTGCCTATCCAGGGCACACTGGCTTGGGCACTGGAGGAGACATAAGAAGTCTGGTTAGGAGTATAAGACAAAACACAGGGAACCATAAAAGCGATATTACATCCCATGACAAATGCACCAGAGAGTTGCAAAACAAAGTACTGAGGGCAGTGTGGGAAGCCTGTGCTTGGGAGGGATGCTTTTTAAGACTCTGTAGAAGTTTCTTTTGATCATTGCTTTAAAACCCAAACCCTTCAGCTTgattttgggggggtaggggcagggcaatgagggttaagtgacttgaccagggtcacacagctattaagtgtcaagtgtctgaggcccgatttgaactcaggtcctcctgaatccagggccggtgctttatccactgtgccacctagctgcccccagcttgaCTTTTAAAGAGCCCATCGCCAACtgtcccccccatcccccaccatgACCTTAAGCCCTCTAGACCAGTTAACCTAATCCatctaaaaaaccaaaccaaaccaaacttaCTTGTTCCATCAAACCCACTTGtagttctctttccttctctctgctgGCCCACATCCACCCCACCACCTTCAAAAGCCAGCTCCAAGTTCTTTCTCCAAGAAGCCATTCTGGATTAACCCAATCCAACTTTAACTATTCCCTTATTATGCaccattttttcccccagcacACTCAGTGCTATTGGTTCCCTATTTTCCCCTGGTGTTCTGAAATGCCCATGCAGTTGGTGTTCTCATGTCCTAAAAACTCTGTGAAGGTCAGGGACAGAACAGGTgcttcaaatatatatttttttaagtgaggcaattggggttaagtgacttgcccagggtcacacagctagtatgtgttaagtgtctgaggccggatttgaactcaggtactcctgactccagggccggtgctttatccacttgcttCAAATATCTTGATGTGTTAAGGAAGCCTACTAGGGGTACCCCAAACTACCACTATGCTTACCCCATCCCAACCCACTACATACTTGGCCTTGAGGGAGTTGATGATGGAGTGACGCTCATTCAGAGCCTCTTGAAGCTGACCCACTCGAACTGCCGATGTCCTAAGGAATGGCAAGAGAGCTGACCAATGAACAAAACCCATATATCCCATAAAGCAGCTGCCTCTCACCTCCTTCTGAACCACTCACCTGCAATTCCTGGAAATCTCTTCCCTTTGTTTATCAATTGTATCCATCAGGTTCAGGAACTGGGGATAGAACAGACACAAGCCATATAAAAATAGTTGATATTTGGGACAAAGATTTGGGGCAGAAGACTAAGCAGTCCTCAGGTCATGCCAAGTAAATAAGAGAGTCTACCCTTCTAACTTCACACTTCATCTATCCATAGGGCTCTGATAGCACTGGGCTGTCAGCTATGTCAGGAAAGAGGAACACTTACTATTGAGGGATTGTGGGGTATAAGAGCAGAAAGCTGagtcaggaaaataggagaatcAGATGAAGGGACTTGACAATGCAGAGAAAACTTTAGGGAGACACTGGAAAGGAAGTATTagtctcccttcttctcccaaaAAGGAAAAGTGGATGGCACAGCTCATGGTGACCATGAAAACGATGAGCTACCATACCAAAAGTCCCCGATTGAACAACTCCTTTCCTGAGGAGGAGAGAAATCTGAAGgagtagaaagaaaggggaaaggagaactAGCTTCTCTTCATCTACACAAAACCTATAATGAGGGAAATCATCTCACTGAGGGTAAGCAACAAAAGTCCAAGCCCAAGGTGCAGACAGATAGATGACCAGCTGGCTTCCTGATCGAGGAGTCTGTGTTCTGGGGTGAGATGGCAGGTGAGAAGCAAGGCTGCTTACCTGTTTGGACttctcttctttgaggttttggacTTCTTTGCTCAGCACATAGGTCCGGTTCTGATTCTCATGGAATGACACTTGCCTGTCAAGGTTGTGATCCATGGCTTGCTCTGTCAGGAGACAACAGTGTCACCCCCACAGCCCTCTTCACTCTGGGACAACTGTCTCCTCACTTGGAGCCAGACTGTTCTTTTGGCCTGTCCAGAGGCTGCAGCTGAGGAGAGCTCTCAAGGTCCTGAGGTCCACCAACCAGATGTTCTATCTGTTCTGGGCACTCTTATAAAGTACTGCTATTATCACAGATGAGAAATATAAACGAATTTGCATTTCCTGAGAATACTCTGACTGAGAAGATATAGGAAGGAACTTAGGATTATGGTAAGGGGTAAGGAGAAACTGGGCTATAACTCTGAATTCTCTTTGGATAACTGACAAACTAGAATCTTGCTCCCAAGTGAATGGCTGAAAGTTTAGTGCACAttatttttctgaagaggtagtatggcatagtagaaagagtgctgaacCGGAggcaggagacctgagttcaaattctgcctcagacattactggctagctgggtgaccctgggcatcaTCCTcttagaacctcagtttccccatctgtaaaatgaggatatcaaGTAATCCCTCAGAGGATTATTGTGATGGAAGCACTTTTATAAGTCTTAAAACgttatataaatatgagaaatTACTATTATAGTGGCCCTTAAAAGCTCCAGGAAGTCTTGCTTGTATAGCTATGGTCCCACAGTCCTGTGAAAGCAATGACTTCCCTAGCACTCCAGGGGACTATGTTGACTTTATCAATAATCACTGATAGTttttatctagcactttaaggtttgcaaagcactttacatactttaattcattttatgtaaagtgctttgcaaaccttaaaggaacATTAAACCATAGAATCTCTCGTTCTAGGTTGTATTTTTGAGCTACTTCCTTAGAAACCTGCAGATGCTGGAGTAAAACCTACTGCATCCTGTGCTTTCACAAAATTCTTTCTCTTAGGGAGAAGGCCTTATTCTATCAATAGGTATGGGAAAAGAAACTGCTCTACTGTGTACTAGTCCTGTACAATTAGATTTTTCCCTTCCCAGTGGATGGTCCCTCAAAATATTTAGCTTCCTCAACAGACAGGATTCAATCAAAGGGACCCAGCAGGTCTGAGAGCTGGTTAATGTCCCATTTCAAGGCAGTTCTGAGAATCCAATTCCATCCAATCCTGCCACTTACCAACAGCTTTCAAGATATCCCCTGGGATGTTGTTCCCAGCTAGCTCCAGCTTCCTTAGGGTCTTGTTGTTGGAAAGACAATTTACAATTGCCCGGCCTCCCAGGATTCCAATGTTATTCCAACGCAGATCTGAGGGGGAAACAGGACAAcatcacagagacagagaaaaccaCCAGAGGACAGAATAATAGAAAAGAAGTCTTGCCACAGAGTCCCATCAATTGCTAATTCTCTCATTCCAGCTAGAGGGACTATGGAATCATGAGGAAGGCAGCTATGGAGTCTCAGCAGAACAGGTGGCCATGTAGGAAGAAAGGGACAGAGCTAAAACTTTGGTCTGGGAATGTGAGAGGAAAAGCTCTATTTCAAGTTACCATTGCCTCCCCAGTTAGAAGTGCACAGATGCTTTCCTGCCACTTCTTGAAAAACATGAAAATTACAACAGGAGGTGAAAAAGGAGAGATGGCAAAAATGCTTAGAGTGTCCGGGTACAGAGAGGGATGCTAACTTGTACAAGTAGAGCAGCAGGGTAGGGAACAGGAACAGTTTCCTAGGggttcagtggacagagtgccagacctggagtcaggaggatgtgagttcaaatccggcctccgatacttaactagtgtgtgaccctgggcaagcctgcTTGCCTTAGCATCTGTCacaaggggataataatagcctcccagggttgttgtgagatggGAAATTGTAAATGAAATGGGAGTTGTAAAatgcttttgcaaaccttaaaaagtgtcttaagaaatgctagctattatttttatcattgctcATTTTCCAAATAGCATCCCACGTTCCCTTTGCACTCCAGAGCACAGACCAACTCCATGGCCAGGGGAAATAAGGGGAGACAACTCTCCCCTGCCACTGGGTCAGCAGGGTCAGGCCTGGATGGAACTTCCTTACCTATTTCTTGAAGAGTGGAATTGTTCTTCAAGGCCATGGCCAGCTCTTCTGCCCCCTTGTGGTTGATCTGGTTGTTTCGGAGGTCCAGTTGCTGCAGAGTGGTATTGGCCCCAAGGCcctcacaaaagagagaaaaactttCTTCCCATACTCCCAGATTGTTCCACTCTAGAATAAGGCTGCAAAAAAAGCCATCATCAGGCTGGCACAGAAGAGCAACTTGTACCCATGAAGGCTCATGGGAATGAATAGGAGAATTGTTTGGGAGCTTTTCTCTCTAGGAATAACCCTGAACAATGTGGATGAGAAGGGGGTGGGCAGGGAGTCACCCTCTTACCTTTGAATGGACTTGTTTTGTCGGAGGAGTTTGCCCAGAGCCTCAGCCCCTATAGCTCGAAGGTTATTACCCTAGGACAGACATGAGTGGTCAGTCATTCACCTTCCTAAAGGCTGGACTCTCAATGTGAAATCCCTACCTTTTCAGTGAGCCTGCTACAAGGTGAAATTGAGGCTAGGCAGACCTTCAGGAATGGTCCCTAAGACATTGCAGAGGGGAGTTAGGCACATCATTCCTTCGTGGGACTAGTGCTACTCacccattccttcatttattcaacatgtatttattagaCACACTATGTATTAAGCACTGTAGGAGATTTATGATCTTTCCCTTTGAGCTTAAGGATTTTCATGAATTCAAGCTATACGTCTATaacataatcagaaaaaaaaattctcaggccACATATAAGCTGGGCCATTCAAACAGGATACCACAGACTACCTCACTAAAGTATTTACCAATCCCCATCTTTCCCCCATGGCTCCTTGGGTCAGGTGTTCCTGTAAAGACTATGGTTCCATCTGCTCACCTTTAAATCCAGATATCTCACTCCTGTGTTTGAACAAAGTCCTTGTATCAGCAGTTTGGATCCTGCAAGAGAcaaggag is part of the Dromiciops gliroides isolate mDroGli1 chromosome 4, mDroGli1.pri, whole genome shotgun sequence genome and encodes:
- the LRRC45 gene encoding leucine-rich repeat-containing protein 45 isoform X2, with amino-acid sequence MEEFRRSYSRLCKDNGAEPQEAVLKQLHDLREGHRKSKLDLATQSLSVDTCGALGKLLQNDILFSVVLLSDCMMSEEGSKLLIQGLCSNTGVRYLDLKGNNLRAIGAEALGKLLRQNKSIQSLILEWNNLGVWEESFSLFCEGLGANTTLQQLDLRNNQINHKGAEELAMALKNNSTLQEIDLRWNNIGILGGRAIVNCLSNNKTLRKLELAGNNIPGDILKAVEQAMDHNLDRQVSFHENQNRTYVLSKEVQNLKEEKSKQFLNLMDTIDKQREEISRNCRLQMTEAALALSEQKVQDLSELLTTAQQEQINLSQRQSKELKLEQQEAADRESKLLKELAASNDRNMLLRNQVDELERKSKTQQERLFMTKQELTNMTAELKLRLTQAEERLEMEKRRFKQSLEDSENLRLKEVENMSRHMEESERCLQERIQKLETVRISLEEEVSRVKKAILAERGQAEEEMMKAKNQVRLEMQQRMTHLEEKIRVTSQARDEAQEYCLQQKQAVAESQAKSNQMSLQMEALRRQLEELQQELRNKEQEKVAEVNKVRVELQEQIGHLQAERTAQEGLKEKITALERQIKVMSSSHREALLDREGENASIREKLRLKNAEINRLREEEAQRASFLQNAILAYVQGSSLGTPNPDK
- the LRRC45 gene encoding leucine-rich repeat-containing protein 45 isoform X1, with amino-acid sequence MEEFRRSYSRLCKDNGAEPQEAVLKQLHDLREGHRKSKLDLATQSLSVDTCGALGKLLQNDILFSVVLLSDCMMSEEGSKLLIQGLCSNTGVRYLDLKGNNLRAIGAEALGKLLRQNKSIQSLILEWNNLGVWEESFSLFCEGLGANTTLQQLDLRNNQINHKGAEELAMALKNNSTLQEIDLRWNNIGILGGRAIVNCLSNNKTLRKLELAGNNIPGDILKAVEQAMDHNLDRQVSFHENQNRTYVLSKEVQNLKEEKSKQFLNLMDTIDKQREEISRNCRTSAVRVGQLQEALNERHSIINSLKAKLQMTEAALALSEQKVQDLSELLTTAQQEQINLSQRQSKELKLEQQEAADRESKLLKELAASNDRNMLLRNQVDELERKSKTQQERLFMTKQELTNMTAELKLRLTQAEERLEMEKRRFKQSLEDSENLRLKEVENMSRHMEESERCLQERIQKLETVRISLEEEVSRVKKAILAERGQAEEEMMKAKNQVRLEMQQRMTHLEEKIRVTSQARDEAQEYCLQQKQAVAESQAKSNQMSLQMEALRRQLEELQQELRNKEQEKVAEVNKVRVELQEQIGHLQAERTAQEGLKEKITALERQIKVMSSSHREALLDREGENASIREKLRLKNAEINRLREEEAQRASFLQNAILAYVQGSSLGTPNPDK